CCACTGCAGCGCCTCGATCTTCCCGCGCCTATCTTCATCATAGAGGTCCAGGGAAAGAGCATCCATCCACTCGTCCGGGGACAAACGGACGGCACGGAGGCTGCTCTCCAGCAACTTGGCATGCGTGGTTTTACCCGAGCCCGGCAACCCGCAAACAATGATCAATCTCGGTCTCAGGCCGGGTCCTTCCATAGGAGAGATTATGCCCGAGGGTCCTTTTCGTCTTCACTCCGGTCAAGGGTGATCGGCGTTCAAGCTCACCCCCGAACCTCCCCTGCTCAGGCCTGAGCCCTCTCGTAGGCGGCCACGAAGACGGGGTCCCGCCGGCGGAGCTTCTCGATGTCGATCTTGTGGCTGCGGGTCATGAGCTCGTAGGCGAGCTCCAGGGGCGTGAGCTCCATCCGGCGCTGGGCGTTCTCGAACCAGGCCAGGCTGGAGTGGGCAGCCCGCTGGAGGTCGTCCACGACCGGCTTGCGGGTCTCGGCGAAGGCGACGAGCGCCGCGCCCACGTCGGCCCCGCCCTGGAAACACTGATCGAGGGCGATCGCGTCCTCGAGGGCGGCCTTGGTCCCGGAGCCTATGGAGAAGTGCGCGGTGTGCAGGGCATCCCCCAGCAGGACCACGTTCTCGTGGTGCCAGCGGTCGTTCTTGACGATCACGAAGTTGAGCCAGCGGACGAAGTTGTTGGTGAGGAGGGGCTCCCCGCGCAGGTCGTCCCGGAAGACGTCGGCCAGATACCCGCAGGTCTCCTCCTCCGACATCCCCGCCAAGCCCGCCTTCTCCCAGGCATCCCCCACCGCCTCCACGATGAAGGTGCTGGTCGTCCGGTTGAAGGTGTAGGAGTGGGCCACGAAGAGGCCGGCCCCGCTCTCCCGGAAGGTGAGGGTGAGGCCGGGAAAGAGCCGACGCGTACCGAGCCAGATGTACTTGTTCTTCCTCACGTCGAGGGAGGGGCGGAAGGCATCCTGGTACGTCCGGCGCACGAGGCTGTTCGCGCCGTCCGCCCCCACCAAAAGGTCGCAGGCGTCCAGGGAGGCGAGCTCCTGGACCGGTGTGCGGTAACGGATCTCCACCCCCAGCTCCCGGCAGCGCCGCTGGAGGATGTCCAGAAAGGCCACGCGCGCTATACCGGAGAAGCGGTTTCCGCGGATCGAGACCTTCTCTCCACGGTGGACCACGTCGAGGCTGTCCCAGGTCTCGAAGGCTCCCCGGATCTCCTGGTGGGAGGGCTCGTCGCTGTCCCGGAGGTAGGTGAGCGTCTGGTCCGAAAAGACGATGCCCCAGCCGTAGGTGTCACCGGGACCGTCGCGCTCGATGACGGAGACCACGTGACGCGGGTCCCGTCTCTTCATGAGGATGGCGAAGTAGAGGCCGGCCGGCCCTCCGCCCACGATCGTAACCCTCATGCGCGGGATTATAGTACCCGTATGCTCTTCGACCCCCCGGAGGAGCTCAATCTCGCGGACTACTTTCTCGAGGCCCGCCTCCGCGAAGGAAAGGGGGAGAGGGTCGCCCTCGTCTGCGGCGACCGCCGCCTCACCTACCGCGAGGTTCTCGCCCTGGCCAACCGCTTTGGCCACGTGCTGCGCAGGATGGGGGTGGAGCCCGAGCAGCGGGTGATCCTCGCCCTCCCGGACGGGCCGGAGTACGTGGGCGCGCTCTTCGGCATCCTCAAGGTGGGGGCGGTGGCGGTGATGGTCAACCCCCGGCTGAGGGCGGAGGAGATCGCCCCCTTCTACGCCTTCACCCGGGCCCCCCTCGCGATCGTCCACGCCGAGACCCTGGAGGCCTTCGCGGCCGCGGCCCGCGACGCCCGCTACCTGCGCCGGCTGCTGATCGTCGGGGGCCGGGCGGCGGGCCATGCCGAGTTCGAGGAGGAGAGCGCGCACGCCCCCGAGGCGCTGGAAACCGCGCCCACCCACCGGGACGACCCCGCCATCTGGCTCTTCTCAGGAGGGACCACGGGCCGGCCCAAGGCCGCCGTCCAGACCCACCTCTCCTTCGCCAACACCACCGAGCTCTATGCCAAGCGGACCATCGGCTACCGCGAGGACGACGTCACGCTCTCCGTGCCCAAGCTCTACTTCGGCTACGCCACCGGCTCGAACCTGTTCTTCCCCTTCTCCGTGGGGGCGCGGGCCGTCCTCTTCCCGGAGCATCCCACGGCCGAGGTCCTCTTCCGGATGATCCGCGCCCACCGGCCCACGATCCTGGTCAACGTGCCCACCATGGTGAACCAGATGGTCTCCCATCCGGGGGCGGCCGGGCAGGATCTCTCCTCGCTCCGCCTCTCCACCTCCGCGGGCGAGGCCCTCCCCCCCGAGCTCTACCGGCGGTGGAAGGAGACCTTCGGTGTGGAGCTGCTCGACGGGCTGGGCACGGCCGAGATGTGGCACATCTTCATCACCAACCGGCCCGGCGACGCCAGGCCGGGCACGCTGGGCCGGGTGGTGGAGGGGTTCGAGGTGAGGGTGTGCGACGAGGAGGGGAGCGAGGTCCCTCCCCGCGAGGTGGGGGCCCTCTGGGTGCGCGGACGCTCGCGGGCCCTCGGCTACTGGCAGGAGCAGGAGAGGACGGCGGCCTCTTTCCGCGGCGAGTGGGTCGTCACCGGCGACCTCGTTTCCCGGGATCCCGAGGGCTACATCACCTACGCGGGGCGGGCGGACGAGCTGCTGAAGGTGGGCGGCCGCTGGGTCGCCCCCCAGGAGGTGGAGAGCTGCCTCCTCCAGCACCCCGCGGTCAAGGAGTGCGCGGTGGTGGGGGCGCTGGACGCCGCCGGCCTCACCAAGCCCCGCGCCTTCGTGGTGGCCCGCGAGGCCCGGACCGGGCTCGAGGAGGAGCTGAAGGCGTTCGTCCGGGAGCGCCTTCCCCCCTACACCTACCCGCGCGAGGTCGTGCTCGTGGACGCGCTCCCCCGCACCCACTTGGGCAAGGTGGACCGGAGCAAGCTGAGGCGCGGGTGAGGGAGGGGGCGCGACCGCGCCCGCGGTCCCCCGCGCCTTGCCACCTTCGCGCCCCGGACCCGTCGGCTCAGTCGCGCGGGTAGTAGAAGCCGAGCCGGCGTTCGAGGTCGGGGAGCAAGGGGGGCAGGGCGGAGCGCGAGATCAAGAACGTCGAGAGGTTGTAGAAGTCGGCGAAGATCTTGTTCCGCTCCACCGTGGCCAGCAGATAGTGGTGGCCGGAGGAGCCCCCGGTCCCGATCTTGGTCCCGATCATGCGGTGGACCATGAGGGCGTGTCGATACCGCCAGGTGGAGAGCAGCTCGTCGATGTCCACGAGGGCGGTCAGGAAGCGGAAGGGCAGATGGAGGATGGGCTGGTCCCGGTAGAGATGGATGAGGAGGGCGGCCTGGGTGGCCCGGTGGGAGAGCCGGCGCTGGCCCCCGCTGCGGAGACGCTCGTGGGCCGCCGCATCCAGAACGGCCTGGAAGCCGCCTTCCGTCTCCGCCAGCTCCGTGAGCTGGACTTGCTTCTTGGCGGGGGAGAGGGTGGGGTTGGTCTCGATGGTCCGTCGGTCGGCCGCGAGCATGGCGTCCACCGCCGCGCGGTAGCTGACCCAGAACTCGTAACCGGGCAGCTCCAGGAAAGGCGTGCGCTCCAGCCATTTCTCTACGAGCGCGAAGAGCGAGGGGCCCGAGCCCGACTCGGGCCGCACCTGGCCGGGCGCGGGAGGGGCGCCGGGCTCTCCTTCCGCTCCCGCGCCCTCCGTCCCTTTGAGGCCCAGCTTTTTCTCGATCAGGCGGAACTGCACGCTCTGAAAGCCGGAGGCGGGCAGCAGCAGGTCGCGAAAGTCCAGGAAGTCGAGGGGGGTCATGGTCTCCAGGATGCGGAGCTGGTCGATCAGGAGCTTCTGGATCTCCGCAGTCCGTTGCAGGCGCGCAACCGCCACCCCGATGCTGCGCTCGTCGACGGAGTCCTGCCGGAAGAGGTCCAGGACGGAGTCGAGCTCGTGGAGGATCTGCTTGAACCAGAGCTCGTAGGCCTGGTGCACCACGATGAACAGCATCTCGTCGTGGGCGGGCCGGCCGTGCTCGGCGCTCTTGGGGTGCTGGCTGGAGAGCAGGCGGTCGAGCTGCAGGTACTGCTGGTACTCCACGGGCGGGTGGGGCTTGCTCATGATCAAGATGATAAGCTCAGGCCCCGTCCCAAAAACAGGAGGTCGTCATGCGAATCGCGAGTTGGGTGCTGCTGACGCTGGTGGGCGGCCTGAACCTGCTCGGCAGCCTGGGCTCGACCTGGGTGGCCTACCAAACCGGACAGG
This is a stretch of genomic DNA from Vicinamibacteria bacterium. It encodes these proteins:
- a CDS encoding AAA family ATPase, translating into MEGPGLRPRLIIVCGLPGSGKTTHAKLLESSLRAVRLSPDEWMDALSLDLYDEDRRGKIEALQW
- a CDS encoding monooxygenase encodes the protein MRVTIVGGGPAGLYFAILMKRRDPRHVVSVIERDGPGDTYGWGIVFSDQTLTYLRDSDEPSHQEIRGAFETWDSLDVVHRGEKVSIRGNRFSGIARVAFLDILQRRCRELGVEIRYRTPVQELASLDACDLLVGADGANSLVRRTYQDAFRPSLDVRKNKYIWLGTRRLFPGLTLTFRESGAGLFVAHSYTFNRTTSTFIVEAVGDAWEKAGLAGMSEEETCGYLADVFRDDLRGEPLLTNNFVRWLNFVIVKNDRWHHENVVLLGDALHTAHFSIGSGTKAALEDAIALDQCFQGGADVGAALVAFAETRKPVVDDLQRAAHSSLAWFENAQRRMELTPLELAYELMTRSHKIDIEKLRRRDPVFVAAYERAQA
- a CDS encoding benzoate-CoA ligase family protein translates to MLFDPPEELNLADYFLEARLREGKGERVALVCGDRRLTYREVLALANRFGHVLRRMGVEPEQRVILALPDGPEYVGALFGILKVGAVAVMVNPRLRAEEIAPFYAFTRAPLAIVHAETLEAFAAAARDARYLRRLLIVGGRAAGHAEFEEESAHAPEALETAPTHRDDPAIWLFSGGTTGRPKAAVQTHLSFANTTELYAKRTIGYREDDVTLSVPKLYFGYATGSNLFFPFSVGARAVLFPEHPTAEVLFRMIRAHRPTILVNVPTMVNQMVSHPGAAGQDLSSLRLSTSAGEALPPELYRRWKETFGVELLDGLGTAEMWHIFITNRPGDARPGTLGRVVEGFEVRVCDEEGSEVPPREVGALWVRGRSRALGYWQEQERTAASFRGEWVVTGDLVSRDPEGYITYAGRADELLKVGGRWVAPQEVESCLLQHPAVKECAVVGALDAAGLTKPRAFVVAREARTGLEEELKAFVRERLPPYTYPREVVLVDALPRTHLGKVDRSKLRRG
- a CDS encoding tryptophan 2,3-dioxygenase family protein, coding for MSKPHPPVEYQQYLQLDRLLSSQHPKSAEHGRPAHDEMLFIVVHQAYELWFKQILHELDSVLDLFRQDSVDERSIGVAVARLQRTAEIQKLLIDQLRILETMTPLDFLDFRDLLLPASGFQSVQFRLIEKKLGLKGTEGAGAEGEPGAPPAPGQVRPESGSGPSLFALVEKWLERTPFLELPGYEFWVSYRAAVDAMLAADRRTIETNPTLSPAKKQVQLTELAETEGGFQAVLDAAAHERLRSGGQRRLSHRATQAALLIHLYRDQPILHLPFRFLTALVDIDELLSTWRYRHALMVHRMIGTKIGTGGSSGHHYLLATVERNKIFADFYNLSTFLISRSALPPLLPDLERRLGFYYPRD